Proteins from one Xiphophorus hellerii strain 12219 chromosome 8, Xiphophorus_hellerii-4.1, whole genome shotgun sequence genomic window:
- the fam78ab gene encoding protein FAM78A isoform X1 produces MVILPAVSMRLSSSPPPPSPELWALLWTVLQFSAMGCIQSLKCKPKSFRDSVIVLELNTSIDSNPTSIDEASSVVLRYRTPHFRAHARLLVPPVAAKETWTIGWIQACNQMMFYNTYRDKGMSSWELPDLRDGKIQAISDSDGVNYPWYGNTTETCTVVGPTKKDSKFAVSMNDNFYPSVTWGVPVSDSNVPLLSSIQRDQSFTTWLVAINQATSETVVLRTIRWRMRLHIQVDPEKPLGQRAVLKEPVAQEQPQILGKNEPIPPNAMVKPNANDAQVLMWRPKKDGEMCQCWTRAKTMQCDADALMNLLAPEVTAWFE; encoded by the exons ATGGTGATTCTTCCTGCTGTTTCCATGcgtctttcttcttctcccccACCTCCTTCTCCAGAGCTTTGGGCGCTTTTGTGGACTGTGTTACAATTCAGTGCAATGGGCTGCATCCAGAGCCTCAAGTGTAAGCCCAAGAGTTTCCGAGACAGCGTTATCGTCCTGGAGCTGAACACGTCCATCGACTCCAACCCCACCAGCATCGACGAGGCGTCCAGCGTGGTTCTGCGCTACCGGACGCCGCACTTCCGAGCTCATGCGCGTCTCCTGGTGCCGCCTGTAGCGGCCAAAGAGACGTGGACCATCGGGTGGATCCAGGCGTGTAACCAGATGATGTTCTACAATACCTACCGGGACAAAGGGAT GTCAAGTTGGGAGCTTCCAGACCTGCGTGATGGCAAGATCCAAGCAATCAGCGACTCAGATGGCGTCAACTACCCGTGGTATGGCAACACCACAGAGACCTGCACCGTGGTAGGGCCCACCAAGAAGGACAGCAAGTTTGCAGTCAGCATGAATGACAATTTTTACCCCAGTGTTACCTGGGGAGTACCGGTCAGCGACAGCAATGTGCCTCTGCTCAGCAGCATCCAACGCGACCAGAGCTTTACCACGTGGCTGGTTGCCATCAACCAAGCCACCTCAGAGACAGTCGTTCTCCGGACAATCCGCTGGAGAATGAGGCTTCATATTCAGGTGGACCCAGAGAAGCCTCTGGGTCAAAGGGCTGTTTTAAAGGAGCCTGTGGCCCAGGAACAACCTCAGATACTGGGCAAGAATGAACCCATCCCCCCCAATGCCATGGTGAAGCCCAACGCCAATGACGCCCAGGTGCTTATGTGGCGGCCAAAGAAAG ATGGTGAGATGTGCCAATGTTGGACAAGAGCCAAAACTATGCAGTGTGACGCTGATGCCCTCATGAACCTCCTGGCACCTGAAGTGACCGCTTGGTTTGAATAA
- the fam78ab gene encoding protein FAM78A isoform X3, with protein sequence MGCIQSLKCKPKSFRDSVIVLELNTSIDSNPTSIDEASSVVLRYRTPHFRAHARLLVPPVAAKETWTIGWIQACNQMMFYNTYRDKGMSSWELPDLRDGKIQAISDSDGVNYPWYGNTTETCTVVGPTKKDSKFAVSMNDNFYPSVTWGVPVSDSNVPLLSSIQRDQSFTTWLVAINQATSETVVLRTIRWRMRLHIQVDPEKPLGQRAVLKEPVAQEQPQILGKNEPIPPNAMVKPNANDAQVLMWRPKKDGEMCQCWTRAKTMQCDADALMNLLAPEVTAWFE encoded by the exons ATGGGCTGCATCCAGAGCCTCAAGTGTAAGCCCAAGAGTTTCCGAGACAGCGTTATCGTCCTGGAGCTGAACACGTCCATCGACTCCAACCCCACCAGCATCGACGAGGCGTCCAGCGTGGTTCTGCGCTACCGGACGCCGCACTTCCGAGCTCATGCGCGTCTCCTGGTGCCGCCTGTAGCGGCCAAAGAGACGTGGACCATCGGGTGGATCCAGGCGTGTAACCAGATGATGTTCTACAATACCTACCGGGACAAAGGGAT GTCAAGTTGGGAGCTTCCAGACCTGCGTGATGGCAAGATCCAAGCAATCAGCGACTCAGATGGCGTCAACTACCCGTGGTATGGCAACACCACAGAGACCTGCACCGTGGTAGGGCCCACCAAGAAGGACAGCAAGTTTGCAGTCAGCATGAATGACAATTTTTACCCCAGTGTTACCTGGGGAGTACCGGTCAGCGACAGCAATGTGCCTCTGCTCAGCAGCATCCAACGCGACCAGAGCTTTACCACGTGGCTGGTTGCCATCAACCAAGCCACCTCAGAGACAGTCGTTCTCCGGACAATCCGCTGGAGAATGAGGCTTCATATTCAGGTGGACCCAGAGAAGCCTCTGGGTCAAAGGGCTGTTTTAAAGGAGCCTGTGGCCCAGGAACAACCTCAGATACTGGGCAAGAATGAACCCATCCCCCCCAATGCCATGGTGAAGCCCAACGCCAATGACGCCCAGGTGCTTATGTGGCGGCCAAAGAAAG ATGGTGAGATGTGCCAATGTTGGACAAGAGCCAAAACTATGCAGTGTGACGCTGATGCCCTCATGAACCTCCTGGCACCTGAAGTGACCGCTTGGTTTGAATAA
- the fam78ab gene encoding protein FAM78A isoform X2: protein MVILPAVSMRLSSSPPPPSPELWALLWTVLQFSAMGCIQSLKCKPKSFRDSVIVLELNTSIDSNPTSIDEASSVVLRYRTPHFRAHARLLVPPVAAKETWTIGWIQACNQMMFYNTYRDKGMSSWELPDLRDGKIQAISDSDGVNYPWYGNTTETCTVVGPTKKDSKFAVSMNDNFYPSVTWGVPVSDSNVPLLSSIQRDQSFTTWLVAINQATSETVVLRTIRWRMRLHIQVDPEKPLGQRAVLKEPVAQEQPQILGKNEPIPPNAMVKPNANDAQVLMWRPKKGDPMMVIPPKY, encoded by the exons ATGGTGATTCTTCCTGCTGTTTCCATGcgtctttcttcttctcccccACCTCCTTCTCCAGAGCTTTGGGCGCTTTTGTGGACTGTGTTACAATTCAGTGCAATGGGCTGCATCCAGAGCCTCAAGTGTAAGCCCAAGAGTTTCCGAGACAGCGTTATCGTCCTGGAGCTGAACACGTCCATCGACTCCAACCCCACCAGCATCGACGAGGCGTCCAGCGTGGTTCTGCGCTACCGGACGCCGCACTTCCGAGCTCATGCGCGTCTCCTGGTGCCGCCTGTAGCGGCCAAAGAGACGTGGACCATCGGGTGGATCCAGGCGTGTAACCAGATGATGTTCTACAATACCTACCGGGACAAAGGGAT GTCAAGTTGGGAGCTTCCAGACCTGCGTGATGGCAAGATCCAAGCAATCAGCGACTCAGATGGCGTCAACTACCCGTGGTATGGCAACACCACAGAGACCTGCACCGTGGTAGGGCCCACCAAGAAGGACAGCAAGTTTGCAGTCAGCATGAATGACAATTTTTACCCCAGTGTTACCTGGGGAGTACCGGTCAGCGACAGCAATGTGCCTCTGCTCAGCAGCATCCAACGCGACCAGAGCTTTACCACGTGGCTGGTTGCCATCAACCAAGCCACCTCAGAGACAGTCGTTCTCCGGACAATCCGCTGGAGAATGAGGCTTCATATTCAGGTGGACCCAGAGAAGCCTCTGGGTCAAAGGGCTGTTTTAAAGGAGCCTGTGGCCCAGGAACAACCTCAGATACTGGGCAAGAATGAACCCATCCCCCCCAATGCCATGGTGAAGCCCAACGCCAATGACGCCCAGGTGCTTATGTGGCGGCCAAAGAAAGGTGATCCCATGATGGTCATCCCACCTAAATACTGA
- the LOC116724358 gene encoding inactive phospholipid phosphatase 7-like, which produces MPSANNVRSRARERNSVLSRPEFMSLNHQPLRGGSGPPENRCGPKRAPQTKHQAIQKSEEPTDGGSKDRRESTKMPEEDCMQLNPSFKGIAMNSLLAIDICLSKRMGVCASTSSSWGGCRSMVALLALTGHGITWIIGTIVCLTRSNTLAGQEVLVNLLLALILDVMTVAGVQRLVKRRGPWEMTPGFLDCVAMDVYSFPAAHASRAAMVSKFLLSHLVLAVPLRILLVLWAFLVGISRVLLGKHHLTDMVCGFALGMFHFSLMETVWLSSNTCQTIISISTLSWSPFY; this is translated from the exons ATGCCCTCGGCGAACAACGTGAGATCCAGGGCTCGGGAGAGGAACAGCGTCCTGAGCAGACCCGAGTTCATGTCTCTCAATCATCAGCCCCTCCGTGGCGGCTCCGGGCCCCCGGAGAACCGCTGCGGTCCTAAACGCGCGCCTCAAACCAAGCACCAAGCGATCCAGAAGAGCGAAGAACCTACCGACGGCGGCAGCAAGGACAGAAGAGAGTCCACCAAGATGCCAGAGGAAGACTGCATGCAGCTCAACCCTTCCTTCAAAGGGATAGCAATGAATTCCCTCCTCGCCATTGACATCTGCCTGTCCAAACGAATGGGGGTGTGCGCTTCCACGTCGTCCTCCTGGGGAGGCTGCAGGTCCATGGTGGCCCTGCTAGCGCTCACGGGGCACGGCATCACGTGGATCATTGGCACTATCGTATGTCTGACACGGAGCAACACTCTGGCTGGTCAGGAGGTCCTGGTCAATCTGCTGCTGG CCCTCATCCTTGATGTCATGACGGTGGCTGGAGTCCAGAGACTGGTGAAGCGCAGAGGACCATGGGAGATGACGCCAGGCTTCTTGGATTGCGTCGCCATGGATGTGTACTCTTTCCCTGCTGCTCATGCCAGTCGGGCCGCCATGGTCTCCAAATTCCTGCTGTCTCACCTGGTCCTGGCCGTGCCGCTGCGCATCCTGTTGGTGCTGTGGGCCTTCCTGGTGGGCATTTCTCGAGTGCTCCTGGGTAAACACCACCTAACTGACATGGTGTGTGGCTTTGCTCTGGGCATGTTTCACTTTAGTCTGATGGAGACGGTGTGGCTGTCCTCAAACACCTGTCAGACTATTATATCCATAAGTACACTCAGCTGGAGCCCTTTTTATTGA